Proteins encoded within one genomic window of Methanothrix harundinacea 6Ac:
- a CDS encoding phosphoribosylaminoimidazolecarboxamide formyltransferase gives MQIRQVVVLADEPPEVKDLLRDLEDRGIEIKRTAASEVLRDLASPEGGGVWGPESLILFDLNFDSSPSSSVIVREAANCGSAVLIRSGWWGIVMEDLMAEGRLSEETRRLLATEALYFLITRDAEKLSALQGEGPRYLVETYEKVQDLRYGENWHQTASLYSKPDGFGLHRAPKLCGKEMSYNNVVDAETTLEMLMDLLEYDGVREERALAVIVKHANPCGVAYGSNEIEAYRRALATDPKSAFGGVIGFSEPVDADLAEEMRDHFIEVLLAPGYDPEALEILREKPNRRILEISELLSGRSRLYAGRQSRSVFGGLLVQDYDTGDIKDWKVVTERGPTPAETLALRFAWKVTKFVKSNALVYTTANQTIGIGSGQVSRVDSARFGAEKAEEHGLDTRGTVAATDSFFPFRDGLDRTFEAGATAVVHPGGSIRDAEVIEAANEHGMAMVFTGMRHFRH, from the coding sequence ATGCAGATTAGGCAAGTTGTCGTCCTGGCAGATGAGCCCCCCGAGGTGAAGGATCTCCTCCGGGACCTGGAGGATAGAGGGATTGAGATCAAGAGGACCGCCGCCTCCGAGGTCCTGAGGGATCTCGCCTCCCCGGAGGGTGGGGGGGTATGGGGGCCGGAGAGCCTCATCCTCTTCGATCTGAACTTCGATTCGTCGCCGTCCTCATCGGTGATCGTCCGGGAGGCCGCAAATTGCGGCTCTGCGGTCCTCATCCGTTCGGGCTGGTGGGGGATCGTCATGGAGGATCTGATGGCCGAGGGGCGCCTCTCCGAGGAGACGAGACGGCTCCTCGCCACCGAAGCCCTTTACTTTTTAATAACCAGGGATGCGGAGAAGCTTTCGGCCCTCCAGGGTGAGGGCCCCCGCTACCTAGTGGAGACGTACGAGAAGGTCCAGGACCTCAGGTACGGAGAGAACTGGCACCAGACCGCCTCTCTGTACTCGAAGCCCGACGGCTTCGGCCTCCACCGGGCCCCCAAGCTCTGCGGGAAGGAGATGTCCTACAACAACGTCGTCGACGCCGAGACGACCCTGGAGATGCTGATGGACCTCCTGGAGTACGACGGGGTGAGGGAAGAGCGGGCCCTGGCGGTGATCGTCAAGCATGCGAACCCCTGCGGCGTCGCCTACGGCTCAAACGAGATCGAGGCCTATCGGAGGGCCCTCGCCACCGACCCCAAGAGCGCCTTCGGAGGGGTCATAGGCTTCTCAGAGCCGGTGGATGCGGACCTCGCCGAGGAGATGCGCGACCACTTCATCGAGGTCCTGCTGGCCCCCGGCTACGACCCCGAGGCCCTCGAGATCCTCCGGGAGAAGCCCAACCGGAGGATCCTGGAGATATCCGAGCTCCTCTCCGGCCGGAGCCGGCTCTACGCGGGGAGGCAGTCGAGGAGCGTCTTCGGCGGCCTCCTCGTTCAGGACTACGACACCGGGGACATAAAGGATTGGAAGGTGGTGACGGAGCGGGGGCCGACCCCTGCCGAGACACTGGCCCTCCGGTTCGCCTGGAAGGTGACGAAGTTCGTCAAGTCCAACGCCCTCGTCTACACCACCGCGAACCAGACGATAGGGATCGGCTCGGGGCAGGTCTCCAGGGTCGACTCGGCCCGGTTCGGGGCCGAGAAGGCCGAGGAGCACGGCCTGGATACCAGGGGCACGGTGGCGGCCACCGACTCCTTCTTCCCCTTCAGGGACGGCCTCGATCGGACCTTCGAGGCGGGGGCCACCGCCGTCGTCCATCCCGGAGGCTCCATCAGGGACGCTGAGGTGATAGAAGCTGCAAACGAACACGGCATGGCGATGGTCTTCACCGGCATGCGCCACTTCAGACATTGA
- a CDS encoding DUF167 domain-containing protein gives MISPEDAREAIDPHPQGVLIRFEVAPGSSRLLVPSGYNPWRKALEAKLTERAERGRANQQLESAVAEIFGIPSHRVQVASGTKSYRKAVIVLGVGPEEAARRLAAGGLPAP, from the coding sequence ATGATCTCCCCCGAAGACGCCCGGGAGGCGATAGACCCCCACCCCCAAGGGGTCCTCATCCGGTTTGAGGTGGCTCCGGGGTCGTCGAGGCTCCTCGTCCCCTCGGGCTATAACCCCTGGCGGAAGGCCTTGGAGGCGAAGCTCACCGAGAGGGCCGAGAGGGGGAGGGCGAACCAACAGCTCGAATCTGCAGTAGCCGAGATCTTCGGGATCCCCAGCCACCGGGTCCAGGTCGCCTCCGGCACCAAGAGCTACCGGAAGGCCGTCATCGTCCTGGGGGTCGGCCCGGAGGAGGCGGCGAGGCGGCTGGCGGCCGGGGGGCTCCCGGCCCCATGA
- a CDS encoding toprim domain-containing protein: MTRRRRALRRSGDEGRGRRAGIDPDALEELLAGILEASGEGAAIVVEGERDERSLRELGVEGPIVRAARRPALEVAEDGVMGYEEVVILTDWDRAGDELARRIELHLRGMGARVDTETRERLKRMVRREIKDVESLSGFVERVRSEICPEELR, from the coding sequence ATGACCCGAAGAAGGCGAGCCCTCCGGAGGAGCGGCGACGAGGGGAGGGGCAGGCGGGCCGGGATCGACCCCGACGCCCTGGAGGAGCTTCTGGCGGGGATCCTCGAGGCCTCGGGGGAGGGCGCAGCGATCGTCGTCGAGGGGGAGCGAGACGAGCGTTCCCTCCGGGAGCTGGGGGTGGAGGGGCCGATCGTCAGGGCCGCCCGGCGGCCGGCGCTGGAGGTGGCGGAGGACGGGGTCATGGGCTACGAAGAGGTGGTCATCCTCACCGACTGGGACCGGGCCGGGGACGAGCTGGCGAGGAGGATCGAGCTCCACCTCCGGGGGATGGGGGCAAGGGTCGATACCGAGACGAGGGAGCGGCTGAAGCGGATGGTCCGCCGGGAGATAAAGGACGTCGAGAGCCTCAGCGGGTTCGTCGAAAGGGTGAGGTCTGAGATATGTCCCGAAGAGCTGCGGTGA
- a CDS encoding NTPase — translation MSRRAAVTGAPGVGKSTLVERAAALIGGRTGGVSAREVRIGGRRIGFQLSDLLTGEVGTLASLDGPGPKVGRYRVHLADLEEVGARAIERAVREAELVVIDEVGPMELLSEEFVEAVEAALDSDKPILAVVHMRSEHHLAKKIREGFRLFVVTPESRDRLAGEVAAETRP, via the coding sequence ATGTCCCGAAGAGCTGCGGTGACCGGCGCCCCCGGCGTCGGGAAGTCGACCCTGGTGGAGAGGGCGGCGGCACTGATCGGCGGGAGAACGGGGGGCGTCTCTGCCCGGGAGGTCCGGATCGGTGGTAGAAGGATCGGCTTTCAGCTCTCCGACCTCCTCACCGGAGAGGTGGGGACCCTCGCCTCCCTCGATGGGCCGGGGCCGAAGGTCGGCAGGTACCGGGTCCACCTCGCCGACCTGGAGGAGGTGGGGGCGAGGGCGATCGAGAGGGCGGTCCGGGAGGCGGAGCTGGTGGTCATCGACGAGGTGGGGCCGATGGAGCTCCTCTCCGAGGAGTTCGTCGAAGCGGTGGAGGCGGCCCTCGACTCCGATAAGCCGATCCTAGCCGTCGTTCATATGAGGTCGGAGCACCATCTCGCAAAGAAGATCCGGGAGGGGTTCCGGCTCTTCGTCGTAACCCCGGAGAGCCGGGACCGCCTCGCCGGGGAGGTGGCCGCCGAGACGAGGCCCTGA
- a CDS encoding SufB/SufD family protein has protein sequence MSRLEEKAKKAADKKAALGTDIDLDTYEAEAEEVGEITELEMLPEAVQTAALSAGVSLAGEASGHYFQVDQSPVHRGSAVEGVEVMDIASALKEHSYLADYFWKLVPIDADKYTADVGMHPPAGYFIRAKPGTKTVFPLKTCLFMGGHNKRQRVHNVVIAEEGSELHIITGCTTPSHAGRGLHLGVSEVYVKRGAHVTFTMVHNWGEEVEVRPRGASLVEAGGSITENYITLTPVKSLQAFPTATLAGEGAVASFSTIMYARRGNIDIGNQTILEAPKTSAESISRVVSTGGEIINRGRMVGKVPDIRAHVECTGLILTEKGRIYSIPELDGWCGGLDMSHEAAVGKISQQELEYLMARGLSPDEATSVIVRGFLDVEIKGLPPALREEIRNITKLEEIHGGS, from the coding sequence ATGTCCCGTCTAGAGGAGAAGGCGAAGAAGGCCGCCGACAAGAAGGCCGCCCTGGGGACGGATATAGATCTCGATACCTACGAGGCGGAGGCCGAGGAGGTCGGAGAGATCACAGAGCTGGAGATGCTCCCGGAGGCGGTCCAGACCGCTGCCCTCAGCGCCGGAGTGAGCCTCGCCGGCGAGGCCTCGGGCCACTACTTCCAGGTCGACCAGTCCCCCGTCCACAGGGGCTCCGCGGTGGAGGGGGTCGAGGTGATGGACATCGCCTCCGCCCTCAAAGAGCACAGCTACCTCGCCGACTACTTCTGGAAGCTCGTCCCCATCGACGCCGACAAGTACACCGCCGACGTGGGGATGCACCCGCCCGCCGGCTACTTCATCCGCGCCAAGCCCGGGACGAAGACCGTATTCCCCCTCAAGACCTGCCTATTTATGGGGGGGCATAACAAGCGGCAGCGGGTCCACAACGTCGTCATCGCCGAGGAGGGGTCCGAGCTTCACATCATCACCGGCTGCACCACCCCCTCCCACGCCGGGAGGGGCCTCCACCTGGGGGTCTCCGAGGTCTACGTCAAGAGAGGGGCCCACGTCACCTTCACCATGGTCCACAACTGGGGGGAGGAGGTGGAGGTGAGGCCGAGGGGGGCGAGCCTGGTGGAGGCCGGCGGTTCCATCACCGAGAACTACATCACCCTCACCCCCGTCAAGAGCCTCCAGGCCTTCCCAACGGCGACCCTCGCCGGGGAGGGGGCCGTCGCCAGCTTCAGCACCATCATGTACGCCCGCCGGGGAAATATCGACATCGGAAACCAGACGATCTTGGAGGCGCCCAAGACCAGCGCAGAGTCGATATCCAGGGTCGTATCCACCGGCGGCGAGATCATCAACCGGGGCCGGATGGTCGGGAAGGTCCCCGATATCCGGGCCCACGTCGAGTGCACCGGCCTCATCCTCACCGAGAAGGGAAGGATCTACTCCATACCGGAGCTGGACGGCTGGTGCGGGGGCCTCGACATGTCCCACGAGGCCGCCGTCGGGAAGATCTCCCAGCAGGAATTGGAGTACCTGATGGCCCGGGGGCTATCCCCCGACGAGGCGACGAGCGTCATCGTCCGGGGCTTCCTCGACGTGGAGATCAAGGGCCTCCCGCCGGCCCTCAGGGAGGAGATCCGGAATATCACAAAGCTCGAGGAGATCCACGGCGGCTCCTGA
- a CDS encoding ABC transporter ATP-binding protein produces the protein MRTPHRSSEAAPGGGSTLEIDDLWVRIGEKQVLKGVDMSVGKGETHALFGPNGCGKTTLLSTIAGIPRYVVERGTITFKGVDITHMSMHERARLGIGIAFQHPPTIRGLKVLDMIKLCNPQADAGKILEDLDFTEFADREVNRGFSGGEVKRSEMVQLLAQEPDFVMLDEPDSGVDLENIKVIGRAINILTQKDAKPSMRTKSGVIITHFGHILDYMATDKAHVMIEGTIVCSGSPKEILEQIKANGYEGCAACLCPV, from the coding sequence ATGAGAACTCCGCATCGGTCATCCGAAGCGGCTCCAGGAGGCGGTTCGACGTTAGAAATTGATGATCTCTGGGTGAGGATAGGGGAGAAGCAGGTCCTGAAAGGGGTGGACATGAGCGTGGGGAAGGGGGAGACCCACGCCCTCTTCGGCCCCAACGGCTGCGGCAAGACGACCCTCCTCAGCACCATAGCGGGGATCCCCCGGTACGTGGTGGAGAGGGGGACGATCACCTTCAAGGGCGTCGACATAACCCACATGTCGATGCACGAGCGGGCGCGGCTTGGGATCGGGATCGCCTTCCAGCACCCGCCCACCATCCGGGGGCTGAAGGTCTTGGACATGATCAAGCTCTGTAACCCCCAGGCAGACGCCGGGAAGATCCTCGAGGACCTGGACTTCACCGAGTTCGCCGACCGGGAGGTGAACAGGGGCTTCTCCGGCGGCGAGGTGAAGCGGTCGGAGATGGTCCAGCTCCTCGCCCAGGAGCCGGACTTCGTGATGCTCGACGAGCCCGACTCCGGGGTCGACCTGGAGAACATCAAGGTCATCGGCCGGGCGATCAACATCCTCACCCAGAAGGACGCGAAGCCCTCCATGAGGACGAAGTCCGGGGTGATCATAACCCACTTCGGCCACATCCTCGACTACATGGCGACGGACAAGGCCCACGTCATGATCGAGGGGACGATCGTCTGCTCGGGAAGCCCGAAGGAGATTTTGGAACAGATCAAGGCCAACGGATACGAGGGGTGCGCCGCATGTCTATGTCCCGTCTAG